From Mus musculus strain C57BL/6J chromosome 8, GRCm38.p6 C57BL/6J, a single genomic window includes:
- the Gm5347 gene encoding a disintegrin and metallopeptidase domain 34-like isoform X1 — translation MTGAKVLVHKRNMFLKFCLWKMLFSAYSPIGHAKYSSLPEVVIPLRVTVTRGNNISPGWLSYSLNIGGQRHIITMKPKKNLISRNFLLFTYSDQGDLLEEQPFVQNDCYYHGYVDEDPESLVIVNTCFGSLQGTLEINGTTYEIMPKSSTSTFEHLAYKMESGESEPSPMRCGLSEEEIARQMKLQESNASTLLQIPYENWWTHHRFIDYFVVIDHKRYVHRNNNTTTCIQDMLQVVNGINGYYLQIQTDVVLTKLEVWSQNNLINVEQEMSKVLGAFCNWKIKTIGKRVRHDIIHLFVRRSYGIYLGLAYVGTVCLTLNCAVNSFLSDSLSDMAFIIAHEMGHNFGMMHDGSACTCGLHSCIMAPHKSNSPKFSNCSYEEMFSVVTKRSCLYDIPDALKTINLMPTKCGNNLVEEGEQCDCGNSESCLQDPCCSSNCVFKPGAKCAFGRCCKNCQFLKAGTVCRQEKNECDLPEWCNGTSGECPGDVYKADGIRCSRGGYCYKMECQRHNRQCREIFGKRSRSADEICYMEMNRRGDRFGNCGNDSSKYKICELTDVLCGRIQCENVIQLPQRRNHETVHFTHFSNNTCWTMDYHFGITIDDVGAVSDGTPCAPDHICLDRKCVSKSVLVSNCTPQLCHMQGVCNNKDHCHCNNTWEPPDCQLRGHGGSIDSGPPPVPLSPSNWSMYFLAFIIMYVLGFIALYGIHELRKIS, via the coding sequence atgactGGGGCTAAGGTCCTGGTCCATAAAAGGAACATGTTCCTTAAGttctgcctgtggaagatgctcTTCTCTGCATATTCACCAATTGGACATGCTAAGTACAGTAGCCTTCCAGAAGTAGTGATACCCTTGAGGGTCACTGTCACTAGAGGAAATAATATTTCACCAGGTTGGCTGTCCTATAGCCTGAACATTGGGGGGCAGAGGCACATAATCACTATGAAACCCAAGAAAAACTTGATATCCAGAAACTTCTTATTATTCACTTATAGTGACCAAGGTGATCTCCTTGAAGAACAGCCTTTTGTGCAGAACGACTGCTACTACCATGGCTATGTGGATGAAGACCCAGAGTCCCTGGTCATTGTCAATACCTGTTTTGGGAGCTTGCAAGGCACACTAGAGATAAATGGCACAACTTATGAAATCATGCCCAAGAGCTCAACGTCAACATTTGAACATCTGGCTTATAAAATGGAGAGTGGGGAGTCAGAACCATCTCCCATGAGATGTGGGTTATCAGAAGAGGAAATAGCACGACAAATGAAGCTTCAAGAAAGCAATGCCTCTACTCTTTTGCAAATCCCCTATGAGAATTGGTGGACCCATCACAggtttattgattattttgtagTAATAGATCATAAACGATACGTTCATAGAAATAACAATACCACGACTTGTATTCAAGATATGTTGCAAGTAGTCAATGGAATAAATGGTTATTATCTTCAAATACAAACTGATGTGGTTTTAACCAAACTTGAAGTGTGGAGTCAAAATAATCTTATCAATGTAGAACAAGAAATGTCAAAGGTCCTAGGTGCATTCTGTAATTGGAAGATAAAAACGATTGGGAAACGTGTTAGACATGATATCATACACCTTTTTGTCAGACGTAGTTATGGTATATATTTAGGGTTAGCTTATGTAGGTACAGTTTGTTTAACTCTTAACTGTGCAGTTAACAGTTTTCTTTCTGATTCGTTATCAGATATGGCATTCATCATAGCACATGAGATGGGTCATAACTTTGGCATGATGCATGATGGAAGTGCATGTACATGTGGGTTACATAGCTGCATAATGGCCCCACATAAATCGAATTCTCCAAAATTCAGTAACTGTAGTTATGAAGAAATGTTTTCAGTTGTTACCAAAAGAAGTTGCTTGTATGATATTCCAGATGCACTAAAAACAATAAACCTGATGCCGACCAAGTGTGGCAATAACTTGGTTGAAGAAGGAGAGCAGTGTGATTGTGGGAACTCTGAATCCTGTTTACAAGATCCTTGCTGTAGCAGCAACTGTGTTTTCAAACCAGGTGCTAAATGTGCTTTTGGACGTTGTTGTAAAAATTGCCAGTTCCTTAAAGCAGGCACTGTGTGTAGACAAGAGAAAAATGAGTGTGACCTTCCAGAGTGGTGCAATGGAACTTCAGGTGAGTGTCCAGGAGATGTGTATAAAGCAGATGGAATCCGTTGCAGTCGTGGTGGTTATTGCTATAAAATGGAATGTCAACGACATAATAGGCAGTGTCGGGAGATTTTTGGCAAGAGAAGTAGAAGTGCAGATGAAATTTGCTACATGGAAATGAACAGACGTGGTGACCGCTTTGGGAACTGTGGCAATGATAGCTCTAAGTATAAAATATGCGAGCTCACTGATGTACTCTGTGGGCGAATTCAGTGTGAGAATGTGATACAACTTCCCCAAAGGAGAAACCATGAGACAGTGCATTTTACTCACTTCAGTAATAACACCTGCTGGACTATGGACTATCATTTTGGGATCACCATAGATGACGTTGGAGCAGTGAGCGATGGCACACCTTGTGCTCCAGACCATATATGTCTTGACAGAAAGTGTGTCAGCAAGTCTGTTCTGGTAAGTAACTGTACACCACAGTTATGCCATATGCAAGGAGTCTGCAACAATAAAGACCACTGCCATTGTAATAACACATGGGAACCACCAGACTGTCAACTACGTGGCCATGGAGGTAGTATAGACAGTGGACCACCTCCAGTGCCTTTATCTCCTTCCAACTGGAGTATGTACTTCCTAGCTTTTATAATTATGTATGTGCTTGGCTTTATTGCTTTGTATGGCATTCATGAATTAAGGAAAATATCCTAA